AGCCTAGAGAAAGAAGGGACAAGGACAGACGCTGGAGACTGTGAACAAGGGGCAGGGAGATGGGCACCCAGGGTAATGCTGAAGATGAGAGATGAACTCTGTGAGCTGGCGGGAATGATCCAGTAGACTACAATGTAGGGGATGGCCACCACCCAACTACCTGGGACCCAGGACCCCAGTGAAAAGGCTGGTCTTATACAGGATAGGCACTTCAGGAGATGAAATAGCAAGAACAAAAGGATGccctgagggggtggggaggtttGTCACTCTGGGAGTGGAAAAGTAAGGGAAATCCCAGCTGATAGTTTATCTCACTGAAGGAGACAGCAGCTCAGAGGGTTTGCTATGTTCATCAATAATTAAGAGgtcattaaaaggaaaaagatactTACAAACAAGTAAGATTGAAAAAttactatttatttgacagaaaatttttgaataaagaaatggCAATTAATTGGTACTTAcatgaattcaaaatattttcactaagCACCAAATGGAATAGTTCTCAATCTTTTCAGTAAGAACCTCTTTATTACTGAATGACTGCCTAAAACTTAACCcgtttatttaggttttttaatcaagaaatctAAAGCTGCCAATCAGGGCTTCTAATTAGTGTGAGGTGGCCAGGTTAACAACCTTGATGTCATATAATGagtaaaaacaacttttaaaagctTTGTTTAATCTATACTGGGGGGTTGGCCCCAGGCTCTATActctacacacatgcacacaaacaaaaatgaataataagcATTACGCATAAAAGACAAATAAGTGGTCACTGTACATTCAGAGGGGAACAATGCCTACTTCTcatgaggggcacagagagagatacaaatcactaacgccccccccccccaccccgggagaaTCAAACAAGGCTGGCAAAGAGACAGGAAGTCCTATGTCCTTGAGGTGCAGCAGAGAGGGAACGCAGAGGCTTCAGGGACCAGGTGGCATCCAGGCCAAACAACCATGAATGGATGGATGTCAATGTTAGGTAAGGAGGAGCCTTCAAGgctgaaggaaacaaaacaaatcaggaTGCCTGGCTGCAGAAGTACTGCCTGTTTAGAAAACAATAGAGCATTTGTTTTACATTAGGAAATGTAATCTGATAAGAGACtgtaaacaacagaaaaaggaaaatcccATCTAGGGAGCACCAAGAGCAATGCCCTTCTGTATTTCTTAAGGGCAGCTCAATAGAAAATCTCATTGGTCCCTGTAACCAACAAGAGGGTAAAATGTCTTCCCAAACACTGAAGCTCCCATGATTTTTGAGGATGGGGAGTTTGCTGAGGGTCACCCCGTACAGCCCATTCCCCACCTAGACGCCCCAGTCCTTTGGAATCAATGTCACTTATTAGCAAGGACCATCCTTCGTGGAAAATTCtgctacaaaaaacaaaaatgacacaaacaaaactcaaaagagATGATCATAGCAAACTTTAAATTCTCATACTGCATGAATGCCTACCTCAACTGTCATGCTAAAAACAAGGTCTATCCCCTTAAACTGACTCATCCCTGCAGAATGTAAAAATTTATCATATCACTGCTCTTACTACACACCTCCACcccaaaaagggaaaaataccACACAATATAAACTTCCCCAAATAAAAGTCAACATCAACATAAGGATCCTACTGTACTATTACTACAGTAACGTAGGACATTATAATCCTTTCAATCTATTTACAAAATCTCATTCTGAGAGCTCTGGATGCATTACAAACATCACTGTATTAGATTCCTCTTCTTGAGGTAATTTAAAGTCTTGACACATGCAAATTTACCTATTTCTCTGTACTACCACTAAGGGATAATTGTCATAAAAGGTCTAAAACTAAAACCCTCATCCTCTCATTCTCAGATCATATCACACAAACTAATCTAAAATTGGAAACACAAgtcatacaaaaacaaaaacagaaaaaaagaaacacaaaagggAAATCTGTAAGTGGCATCACACTAACAGTCTAAACTTTGCTAAGGACAAGAAAATTTACTGGATTTACCCAAACTATAGAGGAATTTTATAAAGTACTCAAGAAATAACGCTTATAAAAATAAACGGAAAATTTTAGGTGAGCTCATCAAACAAAAATCATCTCTTTCTTTGGTAAAGAGTTCTTCCAAAATGTATCCGCAAGAAGTGATGTTCGTCAACACTGGGTTTAGGCTCACACACTGGATCACCTTCAGGCCGGCTTTGACTCAGGTTTGCTTCATTGGTGCAGGGATATTAGCAGACGCCTGCTCGAGGTAGGCCAAGGAGCCCTGAGGGATTTCAGCTGGCTTTTTGTGCTGCACGTTGATGTCCTCCAGTACCTGCTGCCAATGCCTCAGTTTTGTCAAGTGTTTCTGGACCAGAGCATCTTTCCGCTGTAATTCATTCCTCAGTTCTGAGACATCCTACAAACGAAGACAATGAAGTAAGAGCAAactcaggaaaaatgaaaatagtttccGATTTGGTAAGAGCACTAAGAAGTAAATTCAAAACAAGAGAATCAATTCAACCACTGTACGCCCATTACCCTGGTTGGTTCCACTACCCAAACAACCCAGAGCCACTCCTCCAATGGAAGATGCCTGCCTAACACTgagggcttttatttttcattttcttttaataagtaaTACAGACGTTCCAATATTCTAAAGTACCAAAAAGCAGCCAAAGAAAACCAGGCTCTTTCCCATCCTGGTCCCCAGGTTCCCAGTCTCTCCATCCAAAGGCTACTGCTCAGAATCTACAACACTGAGAATCTGAAACAAACGTTAACAACAGTCTAGAAAGAGTCCACGACCACTGTCCTATGCATTCAGAATGAAATATTAGAATCTCATATTTCCAGAGCTTTTTAAATGAACACTAgcattataattcttttttaaggccTGGCCCTGAACACACCTATGTTCTTACTCAAGTGTTCAAGTCAGAAAATGATCTGACATGCCAAAACTGTAAAAATATCATCTTACCCTTCACAGTCTCAGCAGCTGAtatcaatgaataaatagaatggtTACAGTTAATTGGGAATAGTTACTCCAAAAAGTACCAAAACCAATCATTTCGATTTAGAGCTTCTCATTAGGGGCATCCAGGCTTCTTGGGCAAGATGATTCTTATCCCTTCCACAATGCACAAGGCAGGCTTTGGCCCCAAACACGAGATGCCAATAAAGCTTCCTAGTCACTGTGACAACCCCAACACATTTCCAAATGCTCCAGTTTCAAACAACTGAGATAAATGAAATCCTGAGTCTCAAGGAACCTGAAACAGAACATTTAATCTTGGATTCCTTGAACAAAACTTGAACCCATCTCGTGTGTAAGGCAGCCAGGATGTTTCCTTCCAAAATGAGCTTGTCATCTACATTAATGGCTTCTCCACCTTTTTCAAGCAGCAGAACCTTTTCTGTAAGAAAAGTCTTCCATAAAAGCCAGCAAATGAAACTGCTCCATTTGAAGCCCATCttgccacctccaccccctggcTCCACTACCGGCCCAGCTTGTCCTCAACACTGACAACTAGCAACGTTTATACTCATTTTATAAAGACCTACTGTAACCCATGGGAAAAGGGTGTGTATCTCATTTAAAGCACAGAGGGAACCCTGATAACATGTGCTCTTCCTTAAAGTTGAGGAGAAAAGTGAGTTCCTACCTCTTTGATAACTTGTTCTGGTTTCTGGACAGATAACTGCAATCTTTTTTGTAGGAAAAAACATTCCGTCTGTCTTGCAATATCCAGAAATTTCTGGATACACTGATCAacaccttattaaaaaaaaaaaaaaaaaattaagaaaaacactaAATACATGTATCTTCCTCATAAATGAACAGTCAAAATATCAAAACATCACCTTTCCATAGATGTAATctggaattttaattttggtCGCAGGAGTGATATTGACTCCCAACCCCCATGTATTAACCAACATTAAATAGCACATAATTTGTGCTTTTATGAGGTAAATGATACCTTACAACAACACAAAAGAGTTCCTCTGAAGAGAGAAAACCCAGAGATTTTAGCAATTAGCATCATGACTTCCAGTTAAAATGTAACATGTAAAATATGGTacaaaaaaaagtcagaaacCCTGGTTGCCTCTGGGGAAAGAATTCAGGTAGGGGAAGCACAAGGGACTTTTCTCTGTGACACCTTCAAAAAAtaatcagaacttttttttttttaaagatttatttatctatttattcatgatagatgtagagagaaaaagagggaggcagagacacaggaggacggagaagcaggctccacaccaggagcccgacacgggacccgatcctgggactccaggatcgcgccctgggccaaaggcaggcgccaaaccgctgagccacccagggatccccagaactttttttttttttaagaaaaaaataataataataaaaaaagagcagTATGCCCTGTTGGCTGTCACTGTCCTATACCAAAAGGGAAAACTCATTTTAAGGGGATCATTATGAGTGACATGTCAATTAGTAAACTGAACAGCAGCATCTAGACACGGCTGCATAAATCTTACTCCCTGGAAAAGTTCTCTTAGGATACAAATGGAACTGAAACGCATCCAGTGTGAAATCAGCGGTTGGAAACCTTGCTgagggcagcccggctggctcagcggttgggcatctaccttcggcccaggtcatgctcctggagacccgggatcgagtcccacatcgggctccctgcatggagcctgtttctccctctgcctgtgttgtgtctctgcctctctctgtgtgtttcatgaaaacataaataaaaatttttaaaaaaagaaaagaaaccttgcTGAATGAAGGCACGAACACAGTCTACAAAGAACGAATTCTTACCAGTTCTAATTTCTTCCTGATCCGTGCCATTGACGTAGTCCTGACTCACAAGAGAGGCAAAGCAGGCCTGTGTGACCCAAACACGGAAGAAAAACGTCATTCACATGTCAAAAGCCTTACTTCAGAGCAAGAAAGGACTTGTCTTGGAATCCTGCAGTGGGCCGACCGGGTCTGGAGCCCGGCGGAAAGGACCCAGGGCGCAGCAGGCTGACGTTACCCGTGGTGGATGAGCCAGTGTTCAACACGCAGGAAGGCGGGAGGGAGCGACCAGGAGTGGGCCCCAGAGGGGAggcggagggggtgggggtggggaacccGAACAACCGGCCGCGAACCCAGACGGGTCCcgggctgggggaagggcaagCTTCAGGTCCACGTGCTTTGGGAAACCTGAACTTCACGTCTCCGCCCGCAGACCCGAGCACAACTCCGGCCAGCGCTCAGCGTGCAGACTAAAACAAGGGACTCAGGTTCCCAAGCCtgtgcgccccccaccccccaccccccgccccgaaTCTGTAAGCCCGATGCGGGCATCGCCGAAAGAGACAAGAGCCCAGGGCGCAGCTCGCCTTTCAGGGaagaagggaggctgggaaaacAGACGTGCCGATCTCATCTTACCTCAAAAGAGGACTCCAACTCGTCCACCAAGGTACTGTTAGAAGCTCTCGGAGGGCCCGGCGCGGCCTGAAGAAGCGAAGCCTGGCCCCTGGAGTCCCCCGGGTGCCCAGGTGGCTGCCCGGAGAACATGCCTCCCAGCGGAGCCGCCATTTGTGGAACGACgcgctggcgggggcggggggcggggggctgcgccTGCGCAGGAACTGGCGCCCGCGGCTCACGTGACGCAGCCCGTCACGTGACTCTGCGGGCGCCGTAGGCGGACCTCGGGCTCCGCGGAAGCTGCGAGTGCTGGTTTCACTTCGGCCAAGCCTTCTCGGCCTCTGGGCTCAGGTAGGCGGCTGGTGGAAGGCGGGAGGCACCCAGTCATTGCGCGTTATTGAGCGTTTCCCGCGCTCCAGTGACTAATCTAGGCCCCGTGGATGGAGCGGGAACAAACTGGCAGAGTCACTCCTCAATCCTCTGTGCGGAGCGGCGGGTTAGGGCTGAAAACACTTGCGGGTGTTAAAGCTCCTCCCGCCTTAGGTATTTGTGCTTACACTAAAGCCACTATGCGGTCTTTCAGTAGCTTCCCTTTAGCACTAACTTATCTTTCCAgaagcaaagttttttttttcccccgttaTATTTTTCACAGTTACCTGCATTTACCGAGCCTTCCATGTCCTAGGCTCTGTTTATTCTGGGATTTTAACGATCACCCGAGTCTCTCTACAAGTCTACTACTGTTTTTGTGGGAAAgcgacaaacacacacacatatatatagcaGTACCGCATAGAGGTAAGtgctaagaagaaaaatgaagcccaATGAGATGGCTAGCGATGGATTTGAGATGGGTGGTTGAAGTCTTTCTTAAAGAGATCAGGACAGACTGACTAGAATGAAAATTTAACCAGAAAGGTTTTCTAGACCGGGATGGGGGGGCTTGAAGAACCTGCCTGGCATATTTTAAGGAACCACAGAAAGGCCAGTAGGGCTGGAGCCAGGGAGGCAGAAGTAGCCAGAAAAAGCAGAGGCTCCCCTTTGCTCATCAGGTCTTGGAGCAACAGTGATcttaggagcacctggatggctcagtggttgagcatctgacttcagctcaggccgtgatgtcctgggatcgagtcccacatcaggttcctcacagggagcctgcttctccctctgcctgtgtctctgatgaataaataaaataacagaaaccaAAAGTAATCTTCCTGGTGTCAGTTTAAATTAGCCCCACACTCCCAGCCGCTCCACCctgtttagttttctttatagCTCTTACATATTACCTTGTTCATCTGAAATGGCCGTGTTCATCTGTTTTCGTTGACAAAGTCACCGGACACAAATACACCAACAGGAGTGGGAGTACAAGCTCCGTGAAATTAGGGTCTGCCTTCTTGTTCACCTGTATTCTCAGCACCCGAAACTGCCCGGCATATTTGTTGACTGAACAAAAACAACACCATAAGGAACTAGGGGACTctagtagttctcaaactttaagTCTTAGGAACCCTTTACACTCCTAAAATATTGAGTACTACAAACATTTTTGTACTACAAACATGTATGGGTTGTGTCAGTATTTATTCAATTAAAACTTAGAATAGGTAAAATATATAGGTATTAAAAacaatctaaaaatatattttaaataagccaGTTAACGGtattaatatcttaaatatatgtaacttttacaaaaacaaaagagttGGAATCACTTCACATTTTTGCAAAAGTAAAAGACACTTCTCATCCACATGTAGTCTTCAACTCCAATTGCCAACTGGGACTGCAAGAGAGCCTTGAAGCTAGGTGGTGATACACATTTCCCAGCTTGGATTTCCTATGACCATGGGGCTGCTTCAGTTTTGGATTCCCTACTTCAGCTACCTCTTAATACTACCATATTCTAAACCACTACTGTTTTGGATTTGGTGCTCACCATAGCCATGCCTAGTGCTGATAGACAGACATGGGAATTACCACCTGCCTCAGTGTGGTTCTGAGATGAGTCAAGGGTTTGTGTAATACCTGGCAGCCAAATGCACCTGCAGTGACAACTAAATTTCATCTCAGCCAGATTAGATAAGCACATGGATCCAGGGTTAAGTCCTGCCCTTTGGATCCCACACTCTGATAAACACAAGAGTTCTCTTGTTCCTGTTTATAAAAAGCCGGATAGAAAGCTTTGTATCAAATCCCTGCTTTGCCTTATGAGTCACTGAGAAGAACTCTAATTCTAGCTTCCTTCCACAAGCCAGTGGTTCCACTTCTccatctttgacaaaggagcttCTGGACATGGATACGCAGAGGAACTTCTTTACTCCCTATTCCTGCCTGACTTCCTTTAATTCTGACAAACAACACAAATATGCATGTCCATATTTATTCCCTCTCTATAAATCATTTGAAACTCATAATATCCTCTTAcatgtcaaatttttaaaatattaaaaataggggtgcctggatggctcagttggttaagcttgtGATTCTGGAtttcgattcaggtcatgatctcagggtcatgagatcaagcccatgtcaggctccgtgttcattaggaagtctgcttgagattgagattctctctgtccctctgcatcCCTCCTCccgcacactctctcaaataaatcttttaaaaaataaaaaaatattaaaaataaatccaaaaaattcaaacattcagtccttaaaaaaaaaaaagatcctattcATGGATAATTTGTTCACCTAGATACAAAGGAAAGGAGAGCTTTGTCCTAAATCTGCATAAGGAGAATTTTGAGTGGCTGTAGTTCCAGGTGGTAAGCAAATACTTTACTTTATGAACAGCCCCTCTTATTGGTCTTGTTCTTTAACACAAAATATATCCCACATCCATTCAAGTCAAGTCACTGAACCAATGGAAAGCATAACAATGTAACAATTAGGAACGCCACCTCTGGCCCCCTAGTGTTTAATGCTCTCCCAATTACTAGCTTGATGACACAGTTGACATGTTCTTTTCCTTATATGGGGATAATAGCACGTACCTCATCAACTAATAAACTCATCACTGAGTGCCCTAAAGTGGTTATTAACATTGAGAAAATATTGTACCATCACGTAACACAGCCAAAAGACAAGTTATGCTGTAATAGTCACTGGGTTTACAGTAATACAGAATACCAAGGGCCACACCAGAAAGCACAAAAAGTTGATTTATTGTTTCCGACAACTGCATAGTAACCTTTACTTTTATTCCTAGCATCACAGCTAAAAGATGACTTCGCACATCAATTAAAAACATATACTCTGAAAATTAATTAggtagtttttaaacatttagtcATTCATAGAATATCTTAAAAATCTTGGCCAAGCAAGAGATTAGCTTTACCTTTATAAATCTCTACATAAGACAAATCAAGGCAATCAAATTCTCTTttgttctacatttttaaatgtaattctttgtttcctttaaaagatatttttccattcattcaaaaatattttgaggctTAACTGCCCATTTAAGGCAGAATGAAAGAATTTTAGAGCATCTGAACTAAGCATTGTTTTCACTGAACTGAAGCAAGAATTCTATCAGGGTCCTTGTGGGCCTCCCAGTCATGCCCTTCCGCAGATATGGAACTTCATCTTTGTTGGTCATCACACCTGCTATATCTAAATGTGCCCACTTAGGATGAGTCACAAATTCTTTCAGGAACGCTGCAGCTGTACATGCTCCTGCAGACctgaagagaaagataaaaaccattttttaaccTCATGTAAATGTGCACTGAAAATTTCATTAAGATCCTCTATTCTCATTAAGTACCTTCTATGACCAGAGAGCAAAAGTCAAGCTTATGAGATTAAGAACTTAACCCAAAAACTactttcaaagtatttattttcagaCATAGCTTTAGGCAATAAAGGATAAGATTCCTCTTCCTCATGGTAACAAATTGAcctatttttcatctcttctccTTACGATTTATTTAAATTGACTTTAGATTTGAAAACATGCAAAATTTTGAGCACCAGATAGAAAATACCTTGAAAATTAAAGACATTAGCAATTAGTACTTATGAGCACTGTTATCAAAAGAAAATGGGCTATACTTTCTGTGAAAGggcataaaatttaaaagtggtCATTTTGATAACCAATGATTGTAAAAATGTACTTTCACAGCTCCTTTACATACCTATATTTTCCAATGTTATTAACATCAGCAAGTTGGCAATCTACAACTTGTCTTGTATAATGTTCAAAGAGAGGCATCCTCCAGACACGGTCGCCTGTTTCAATACTGGCCTAAAGAAGAAATAGGTACAATAGTTGGAAGACTGCATGAACTAAATTATGGTTAAATTCACAACACTGATGTATTCAATGCCAGAAAAAACTATTCTGTACAGAATCATTTCAGGTAATGAGATGATTTACttaagaattataaaagaaaCTAGTTGTATGGCATTTGCCAAAATCATCTGTTCTTATGGATCTCAATTTACAATAAGCTGGTAGCTGGCAGTACTTCGACTTTATGGGATTGACTATGGGGAAAGTCTTTGTGATGCCTGTCACCTCAGTGTGCTAAGAAACACATGTCTGAAAATGTACCACCGAAGACCAAAGCCCATGACAAGGTGACCTCATTCAGTCACATAATCATATACACACTCATTCACATTCATCTACAGAGCACCACCAAGTGTTGGGGATATAAAGTTTAATATCTGAGCCATCAGAGGGCTGAGAGGCTAGTGGAAGAAACAAGATACACAGACTATTTTAATAGACTATGCTCAGAGATAAGCCCCAAAAGTGAAAAGTCAGGAAGCAGCAACAGAAGCTAGTTATTTGGAGACATGAGTAAATAGTAGCTGAATCAGCCCCAGGTTGAAAGTAGCTGCCTCTGAGAAAACAGACCACAGACTGCTGTTGACTGCTGACTGGTCTTTAAATGTTTATGCACAcggaacttttctttttttttttttttagagaagcttaaattaaaaaaaaaaaaatcaaaaactacAGCATTGTGGGTGCTTGATAAAGAGAGACACTGGGTGCATGACAGGCCAGAGGAGTGCCCCTCTGGTGTCACCAGCCCTGCAAGGAGACAACTGAGCTAAATGTCACAAGGATTGGGCTGGTAGAGTAAATTTAGGACCATATACCAACATCAAGAATGTATTCAAGGACATTCTGGATTTGTCCCTCACTGGCGCATAGTAAGCTGCTATTCCTTACTTGTTGAAAGAGGAAGGTGCCGGGGGAGCTACCAAGCAGACACACAGGGTCTGGAGCTCCAGAGAGAGATGGGAGCAAGCAGCAGAGAGGTGCTAGCCCAAGCCATTGGGCTTCCCCATAAAGATGGGGACAAGGAGAGCATACGGCTTAGGACTGAACACCCACCAAAGGGGCAAAGGAAAAAACTGCGAAAGGAGGCTGAAACAGTGAAGAAGGAAATCAGAGAGATGATCACAGAAGCCAAGAGTGGGATGTAACCGAGAGGTTGCAGTTGCATGCTGCCTCCAACCAGGCTAGGTAAGGCTGAGAGGGTGGACCAGGGAGAGCCAAAGGTAGTGGGTAAGGGCCTGGGGGGAGGAAGCAGGCTGGCTAGGAAAGGGTGCATAGGAAGCACAGAGCACAGCAGCCGGAAGTCGTCCTTATCACCACCCACAAATGGATCAGGACAAGCCCTACATACAACACACATTCACTAAAGGTCATCCCTTCCTTGACAAAGCTGTCCTCGTATCTTTTTCTGCTTCAGGGAGTCTACATGATGGCTGTAGTGTTTGAGTCACTTTCACATCACTCTGAGCCACAGGAGGAGAGGGGAACTGTGGCATCATACCTATCATTTGGGGACATTTATAGAGAACACCAAAGCACACTGAATAGAGTGTATTATCGTATTTCCAATTCAAAGGCAAATCTAGGACAGAAAAATCACAGGggtaataaaacataaaaagtatTGTTCTAGGCTAGGATAATTTGATCATCTGTCACTTTAGTCTCTACATCTTATTTGTACCTCAAATAATTTGTTCCACAGCCAGGATGAAttggtgaagaccccagtggcACCGGACCCCAGGGCTACGTCCATGGCACCTGCAAC
This sequence is a window from Canis aureus isolate CA01 chromosome 2, VMU_Caureus_v.1.0, whole genome shotgun sequence. Protein-coding genes within it:
- the MED28 gene encoding mediator of RNA polymerase II transcription subunit 28, producing MAAPLGGMFSGQPPGHPGDSRGQASLLQAAPGPPRASNSTLVDELESSFEACFASLVSQDYVNGTDQEEIRTGVDQCIQKFLDIARQTECFFLQKRLQLSVQKPEQVIKEDVSELRNELQRKDALVQKHLTKLRHWQQVLEDINVQHKKPAEIPQGSLAYLEQASANIPAPMKQT